A region from the Lysobacter sp. BMK333-48F3 genome encodes:
- the pheT gene encoding phenylalanine--tRNA ligase subunit beta, translated as MKFSENWLRQHVPTSVSRERLAATLTAIGLEVEEVVALGESLQGVVVARIVSAERHPEADRLQVCQVETGQGTVQIVCGAPNARAGLIAPLATVGAQLPGGIAIKAAKLRGVESFGMLCSAKELGVDPDASGLLELPADAPVGTPLADYLGLPDASIEIKLTPNRADCFSVRGIAYDVAAATGANVASSQIAAVPAASAETLAVELDAGADAPRYCGRVIEGVDASAPTPVWMAERLRRSGVRPVSLLVDVTQYVMLEIGQPMHAFDRDTLQGPVGVRRARAGETTKLLNGQDVALDEQFLAIVDGSGDAQRVIALGGIMGGYDTRVTDATRNVFLEAAHFAPAAIIGRGRKLGLHTDAGHRFERGVDPELPRTAVEYATRLILDIAGGVPGPVVESALPDHLPQPRPVALRRARLARVLGLSVADAEVERILGALGLKLERSEDGWRVTPPSRRFDIAIEEDLIEEIARIHGYDAIPTTLPGGAARLVAPSEGRVDTVTVRRQLAARDCLEAINYAFVDAAWLDLWQAGAGSVPLANPLSAELGVMRTSLLPGLVAALARNAARQQGRVRLFELGNVFHAGDAAAAPVETQRVAAAVCGSANAEQWALPARAVGFHDLRGDLDSLAACAGAVLEYRPSQPAWAHPGRSADVWRVDGGQQRRLGWIGQLHPRLQRALDLDQDVIAFELDLAPLAERALPRAGGLSRFPSVRRDRAFIVADNVAWGAVQATVRAAAGPSLRELVLFDRYQGKGVETGFKSLAMGLILQDESRTLTDREVDAVVAEVTAAVEREHGAKLRA; from the coding sequence ATGAAATTCAGCGAAAACTGGCTGCGCCAGCATGTCCCGACCTCCGTTTCGCGCGAGCGGCTCGCCGCGACGCTGACCGCGATCGGGCTGGAAGTCGAAGAAGTCGTCGCGCTCGGCGAGTCCCTGCAGGGCGTGGTCGTGGCCCGCATCGTCTCCGCCGAACGGCACCCGGAGGCCGACCGCCTGCAGGTGTGCCAGGTCGAGACCGGGCAGGGCACGGTGCAGATCGTCTGCGGCGCGCCGAACGCGCGCGCCGGGCTGATCGCGCCGCTGGCCACGGTCGGCGCCCAACTGCCGGGCGGGATCGCGATCAAGGCAGCCAAGCTGCGCGGGGTCGAGTCCTTCGGCATGCTCTGCTCGGCCAAGGAACTGGGCGTGGATCCGGACGCCTCCGGCCTGCTCGAACTGCCGGCCGACGCGCCGGTCGGCACGCCGCTGGCGGACTACCTGGGCCTGCCCGACGCCAGCATCGAGATCAAGCTGACCCCGAACCGCGCCGACTGCTTCAGCGTGCGCGGCATCGCCTACGATGTCGCCGCCGCGACCGGCGCCAATGTCGCTTCGTCGCAGATCGCCGCGGTGCCGGCGGCCAGCGCCGAAACCCTGGCGGTCGAACTCGACGCCGGCGCCGACGCGCCGCGCTACTGCGGCCGGGTGATCGAAGGCGTCGACGCCAGTGCGCCGACCCCGGTGTGGATGGCCGAGCGGCTGCGCCGCAGCGGCGTGCGTCCGGTCTCGCTGCTGGTCGACGTCACCCAGTACGTGATGCTCGAGATCGGCCAGCCCATGCACGCCTTCGACCGCGACACGCTGCAGGGCCCGGTCGGCGTGCGCCGTGCCCGCGCCGGCGAAACGACCAAGCTGCTCAACGGCCAGGACGTGGCGCTGGACGAGCAGTTCCTGGCGATCGTCGACGGCAGCGGCGACGCGCAGCGGGTGATCGCGCTCGGCGGCATCATGGGCGGCTACGACACGCGGGTCACCGACGCCACCCGCAACGTGTTCCTCGAAGCCGCGCACTTCGCCCCGGCGGCGATCATCGGCCGCGGCCGCAAGCTCGGCCTGCACACCGACGCCGGCCACCGTTTCGAACGCGGCGTCGATCCCGAGCTGCCGCGCACCGCGGTCGAGTACGCGACCCGGCTGATCCTCGACATCGCCGGCGGCGTGCCCGGCCCGGTGGTCGAGTCGGCCTTGCCGGACCACCTGCCGCAGCCGCGTCCGGTCGCCCTGCGCCGCGCCCGCCTGGCGCGGGTGCTGGGCCTGAGCGTCGCCGACGCCGAGGTCGAACGCATTCTCGGCGCGCTCGGCCTGAAGCTCGAACGCAGCGAAGACGGCTGGCGGGTGACCCCGCCCAGCCGCCGTTTCGACATCGCGATCGAAGAGGACCTGATCGAAGAGATCGCCCGCATCCACGGCTACGACGCGATCCCGACCACCCTACCGGGCGGCGCCGCGCGCCTGGTCGCGCCCAGCGAAGGCCGGGTCGACACGGTCACCGTGCGCCGCCAGTTGGCCGCGCGCGACTGCCTGGAGGCGATCAACTACGCCTTCGTCGACGCCGCCTGGCTGGACCTGTGGCAGGCCGGGGCCGGTTCGGTGCCGTTGGCCAACCCGCTCAGCGCCGAGCTCGGGGTGATGCGCACCTCGCTGCTGCCGGGCCTGGTCGCGGCGCTGGCGCGCAATGCCGCCCGTCAGCAGGGCCGGGTGCGCCTGTTCGAGCTGGGCAATGTGTTCCATGCCGGCGACGCCGCCGCGGCCCCGGTCGAGACCCAGCGCGTGGCCGCCGCGGTCTGCGGCAGCGCCAACGCCGAGCAGTGGGCGCTGCCGGCGCGCGCGGTCGGCTTCCACGACCTGCGCGGCGACCTCGACAGCCTGGCCGCCTGCGCCGGCGCGGTCCTGGAGTACCGCCCGAGCCAGCCGGCCTGGGCCCATCCGGGCCGTTCGGCCGACGTGTGGCGGGTCGACGGCGGCCAGCAGCGCCGGCTGGGCTGGATCGGCCAGCTGCACCCGCGCCTGCAGCGCGCCCTGGACCTGGACCAGGACGTGATCGCCTTCGAACTCGACCTGGCCCCGCTGGCCGAGCGCGCCCTGCCGCGCGCCGGCGGCCTGTCGCGCTTCCCCTCGGTGCGTCGCGACCGCGCGTTCATCGTCGCCGACAACGTCGCCTGGGGCGCCGTTCAGGCGACCGTCCGGGCCGCCGCGGGCCCCAGCCTGCGGGAATTGGTCCTGTTCGATCGTTACCAGGGCAAGGGCGTGGAAACCGGATTCAAGAGTCTCGCTATGGGCTTGATTCTGCAGGATGAATCGCGCACCCTGACTGATCGGGAGGTCGACGCGGTGGTGGCCGAAGTCACCGCAGCGGTCGAGCGCGAACACGGCGCGAAACTGCGCGCCTGA
- the pheS gene encoding phenylalanine--tRNA ligase subunit alpha: protein MAQIEQLTQHALADIAAADSPDAIEALRVALLGKSGSVTAQLKQLGALPADERKAAGEAINKARDALTEALAQRKGALDAAALDARLAAETIDVTLPGIDAERGGLHPVSRTMERMADIFGRLGFELADGPEIEDDWHNFEALNFPPHHPARAMHDTFYFPPDSAGVARLLRTHTSGMQVRYMLQNKPPLRMIALGKVYRSDSDQTHTPMFHQCEGLLIDEHSSFADLKGTLAEFVRAFFERDFEMRFRPSYFPFTEPSAEVDIAWQQADGSTRWLEVLGCGMVHPNVLRNVGIDPERYTGYAFGMGVERLTMLRYGVDDLRSFFENDVRFLRQFA from the coding sequence ATGGCGCAGATCGAGCAACTGACGCAGCACGCGCTGGCCGATATCGCGGCGGCCGACTCTCCCGACGCCATCGAAGCGCTGCGCGTGGCCCTGCTCGGCAAGTCCGGCAGCGTCACCGCCCAGCTCAAGCAGCTCGGCGCGCTGCCGGCCGACGAGCGCAAGGCCGCCGGCGAGGCGATCAACAAGGCCCGCGACGCGCTGACCGAAGCGCTGGCGCAGCGCAAGGGCGCGCTGGACGCGGCCGCGCTGGACGCGCGCCTGGCCGCCGAGACCATCGACGTGACCCTGCCCGGCATCGACGCCGAGCGCGGCGGCCTGCACCCGGTCAGCCGGACCATGGAGCGCATGGCCGACATCTTCGGCCGGCTCGGCTTCGAACTGGCCGACGGCCCGGAGATCGAGGACGACTGGCACAACTTCGAAGCGCTGAACTTTCCCCCGCACCATCCGGCGCGGGCGATGCACGACACCTTCTATTTCCCGCCCGATAGCGCCGGCGTCGCCCGCCTGCTGCGTACCCATACCTCGGGCATGCAGGTGCGCTACATGCTGCAGAACAAACCGCCGCTGCGCATGATCGCGCTGGGCAAGGTCTACCGCAGCGACAGCGACCAGACCCATACGCCGATGTTCCACCAGTGCGAGGGCCTGCTGATCGACGAGCATTCCAGCTTCGCCGACCTCAAGGGCACCCTGGCCGAATTCGTGCGCGCGTTCTTCGAGCGCGACTTCGAGATGCGCTTCCGCCCGAGCTATTTCCCCTTCACCGAGCCCTCGGCCGAAGTCGACATCGCCTGGCAGCAGGCCGACGGCAGCACCCGCTGGCTGGAAGTGCTGGGCTGCGGCATGGTCCACCCGAACGTGCTGCGCAACGTCGGCATCGACCCGGAGCGCTACACCGGCTACGCCTTCGGCATGGGCGTGGAGCGCCTGACCATGCTGCGTTACGGCGTCGACGACCTGCGCAGCTTCTTCGAGAACGACGTGCGGTTCCTCAGGCAGTTCGCCTGA
- the rplT gene encoding 50S ribosomal protein L20 → MARVKRGVTARRRHKKILKQAKGYYNARRKVFRVAKQAVTKALQYAYIGRKQKKRNFRSLWITRINAAARINGLSYSRFINGLLKAGITLDRKVLADIAVHDAKGFAALAEKAKSALAA, encoded by the coding sequence ATGGCACGAGTTAAGCGTGGTGTAACGGCGCGTCGCCGTCACAAGAAAATCCTGAAGCAGGCCAAGGGCTACTACAACGCCCGCCGCAAGGTCTTCCGCGTCGCCAAGCAGGCGGTGACGAAGGCCCTGCAGTACGCCTACATCGGTCGTAAGCAGAAGAAGCGCAATTTCCGTTCGCTGTGGATCACCCGCATCAACGCGGCGGCCCGCATCAACGGCCTGAGCTACAGCCGTTTCATCAACGGCCTGCTGAAGGCCGGCATCACCCTCGACCGTAAGGTGCTGGCCGACATCGCCGTGCACGACGCGAAGGGTTTTGCGGCGCTGGCGGAAAAGGCGAAGAGCGCGCTCGCGGCTTAA
- the rpmI gene encoding 50S ribosomal protein L35, which produces MPKIKTNRAAAKRFRKTASGKYKCGHANKSHILTKKATKRKRNLRQTNHVRAEDAGRLDRMLPYL; this is translated from the coding sequence ATGCCCAAGATCAAGACCAATCGGGCGGCGGCCAAGCGCTTCCGGAAGACCGCTTCCGGCAAGTACAAGTGCGGCCACGCCAACAAGAGCCACATCCTCACCAAGAAAGCGACCAAGCGGAAGCGCAACCTGCGGCAGACGAACCATGTTCGCGCCGAGGACGCCGGCCGTCTGGACCGCATGCTTCCGTATTTGTGA
- the infC gene encoding translation initiation factor IF-3 gives MSTPEKPNRKNQEIRVPRVRVIGSDGEMIGVLTRDEALRMAEEEDLDLVEIQPNADPPVCKIMDFGKFRFEQQKKANEAKKKQKQVEIKELKFRPVTDEGDYQIKLRNMRRFLEEGDKVKVNIRFRGREMSHQELGREMAARIEADLGEDIVIESRPRLEGRQMVMMIAPKKKQ, from the coding sequence ATCAGTACCCCCGAGAAGCCGAATCGAAAGAACCAGGAAATCCGCGTACCGCGCGTGCGCGTGATCGGCAGCGATGGCGAAATGATCGGCGTGCTCACGCGCGACGAAGCGCTGCGCATGGCCGAAGAGGAAGACCTGGATCTGGTCGAAATCCAGCCGAATGCCGATCCGCCGGTCTGCAAGATCATGGATTTCGGCAAATTCCGCTTCGAGCAGCAGAAAAAGGCCAACGAGGCCAAGAAGAAGCAGAAGCAGGTCGAGATCAAGGAGCTCAAGTTCCGCCCCGTCACCGACGAGGGCGACTACCAGATCAAGCTGCGCAACATGCGCCGCTTCCTGGAAGAGGGCGACAAGGTCAAGGTCAACATCCGCTTCCGCGGCCGCGAAATGAGCCACCAGGAGCTCGGTCGCGAGATGGCGGCGCGGATCGAGGCCGACCTGGGCGAAGACATCGTGATCGAATCGCGTCCGCGCCTGGAAGGGCGGCAGATGGTCATGATGATCGCGCCGAAGAAGAAGCAGTAA
- the thrS gene encoding threonine--tRNA ligase, with product MIAITLPDGSRREFDHPVSVMEVAASIGAGLAKATVAGEVDGKLVDASDRIDHDAKLRIITPKDPEGVEIIRHSCAHLVGHAVKQLYPSAKMVIGPVIEEGFYYDIWYERPFTPEDLAAIEARMVELIDKDYDVIKKVTPRDEVVAVFQSRGEDYKLRLVEDMPDEQAMGLYYHEEYVDMCRGPHVPNTRFLKAFKLTRISGAYWRGDSKNEQLQRVYGTAWADKKQLSAYIQRVEEAEKRDHRKIGKQQDLFHLQEEAPGLVFWHPKGWSIWQVVEQYMRRVYRDSGYGEVRCPQILDVSLWQKSGHWDNYKENMFFTESEKRTYAVKPMNCPGHVQVFNQGLHSYRDLPIRYGEFGSCHRNEPSGALHGILRVRGFTQDDGHIFCLEDQIESEVTAFHRQALAVYGDFGFDDIQIKIALRPESRLGDDATWDKAEAALRSALSACGVEWQELPGEGAFYGPKIEYHLKDAIGRTWQLGTMQVDFMMPGRLGAEYVDENSQRRTPVMLHRAIVGSMERFIGILIEHHAGQFPAWLAPVQAAVMNITDAQADYVADVRKLLANQGFRVEADLRNEKIGRKIREHTLDRVPYLLVAGDREKENGLVAVRTRAGEDLGTMTVAEFASRLNGEAAG from the coding sequence ATGATCGCCATTACCCTTCCCGACGGCAGCCGCCGCGAGTTCGACCACCCCGTTTCGGTCATGGAGGTCGCCGCCTCGATCGGCGCCGGCCTGGCCAAGGCCACCGTCGCCGGCGAGGTCGACGGCAAGCTGGTCGACGCCAGCGACCGTATCGACCACGACGCCAAGCTGCGCATCATCACCCCCAAGGATCCCGAAGGCGTCGAGATCATCCGCCACTCCTGCGCCCACCTGGTCGGCCACGCGGTCAAGCAGCTGTACCCGAGCGCGAAGATGGTGATCGGCCCGGTGATCGAGGAGGGCTTCTACTACGACATCTGGTACGAGCGCCCGTTCACCCCCGAGGACCTGGCCGCGATCGAAGCGCGCATGGTCGAGCTGATCGACAAGGACTACGACGTGATCAAGAAGGTCACGCCGCGCGACGAGGTCGTCGCCGTGTTCCAGTCGCGCGGCGAGGACTACAAGCTGCGCCTGGTCGAGGACATGCCCGACGAACAGGCGATGGGCCTGTACTACCACGAGGAATACGTCGACATGTGCCGCGGCCCGCACGTGCCGAACACGCGTTTCCTCAAGGCCTTCAAGCTGACCCGCATTTCCGGCGCTTACTGGCGCGGCGACTCCAAGAACGAGCAGCTGCAGCGCGTCTACGGCACCGCCTGGGCCGACAAGAAGCAGCTGTCGGCCTACATCCAGCGCGTCGAGGAGGCCGAGAAGCGCGACCACCGCAAGATCGGCAAGCAGCAGGACCTGTTCCACCTGCAGGAAGAGGCGCCCGGCCTGGTGTTCTGGCATCCCAAGGGCTGGTCGATCTGGCAGGTGGTCGAGCAGTACATGCGCCGCGTGTACCGCGACAGCGGCTACGGCGAAGTGCGCTGCCCGCAGATCCTGGACGTGTCGCTGTGGCAGAAGTCCGGCCACTGGGACAACTACAAGGAGAACATGTTCTTCACCGAGTCGGAGAAGCGCACCTACGCGGTCAAGCCGATGAACTGCCCGGGCCACGTCCAGGTGTTCAACCAGGGCCTGCACAGCTACCGCGACCTGCCGATCCGCTACGGCGAGTTCGGCTCCTGCCACCGCAACGAGCCCTCCGGCGCGCTGCACGGCATCCTGCGCGTGCGCGGCTTCACCCAGGACGACGGCCACATCTTCTGCCTGGAAGACCAGATCGAGTCCGAGGTCACCGCCTTCCACCGGCAGGCGCTGGCGGTCTACGGCGACTTCGGCTTCGACGACATCCAGATCAAGATCGCCCTGCGTCCCGAGTCGCGCCTGGGCGACGACGCCACCTGGGACAAGGCCGAGGCCGCCCTGCGCAGCGCCCTGTCGGCCTGCGGGGTGGAATGGCAGGAGCTGCCGGGCGAGGGCGCCTTCTACGGCCCCAAGATCGAGTACCACCTCAAGGACGCGATCGGCCGCACCTGGCAGCTGGGCACCATGCAGGTCGACTTCATGATGCCGGGCCGGCTCGGCGCCGAGTACGTCGACGAGAACAGCCAGCGGCGGACCCCGGTCATGCTGCACCGGGCCATCGTCGGCTCGATGGAGCGCTTCATCGGGATCCTGATCGAGCACCACGCCGGCCAGTTCCCGGCCTGGCTGGCCCCGGTCCAGGCCGCGGTCATGAACATCACCGACGCCCAGGCCGATTATGTGGCCGATGTCCGGAAACTCCTTGCAAATCAAGGGTTCCGGGTCGAGGCCGATTTGCGCAACGAAAAAATCGGCCGTAAGATTCGCGAGCACACGCTGGACCGCGTGCCGTACCTGCTTGTGGCCGGCGACCGCGAGAAGGAAAATGGCCTGGTTGCGGTGCGCACGCGGGCAGGGGAAGACCTGGGGACGATGACCGTCGCCGAGTTCGCCTCGCGTTTGAATGGCGAAGCGGCCGGCTAA
- a CDS encoding ABC transporter ATP-binding protein/permease, with protein MNDGAPASPAPTASGSALAVLRRLLPTLWHYRGRVLLGLALVLATKLALVGLPLLLKQLIDALGQKPTVLTVPAALLMAYGALRLASSLLQELRTIVFARVLARSSREVGLRVFAHLHALSLRFHLDRRTGAVGRDLERGMASISELLDTVLYMVLPTLLELALIVAILIAGYDLSFAAITLATLAAYLAFTYRMTEWRLRWYRQMNEANTEANAGSVDSLLNYETVKYFNNEAYEARRFDRRLRELEDTAVKSLKAASLTGIGQAAIIAVGITALLWRAAAGVADGRMSLGDLVLVNAYLLQMAAPLSYLGVIYRESKQMLANLERMFALLDEPVEVRDRPDAPALRVAGGEVRFENASFRYGDREILAGIDLTIPSGRTLAMVGSTGAGKSTLARLLYRHYDPDGGRVLIDGQDLREVGVDSLRRRIGVVPQDTVLFNESLYYNIAYGRPDASRDEVLEAARAARIHDFIQALPQGYDTGVGERGLKLSGGEKQRIAIARTLLKRPAILIFDEATSALDAHTESEILRELRQAAQGRTALVIAHRLSSVIDADQIVVLEAGRIVERGGHAELLAAGGRYAELWAVQQRRADAAPGRGESAQAATDGIDADMAEPNPTPALID; from the coding sequence ATGAACGACGGCGCGCCTGCCTCCCCCGCTCCGACCGCCAGCGGCTCGGCCCTGGCCGTGCTGCGGCGCCTGCTGCCGACCCTGTGGCATTACCGCGGCCGGGTCCTGCTCGGCCTGGCCCTGGTGCTGGCCACCAAGCTGGCCCTGGTCGGATTGCCGCTGCTGCTCAAGCAGCTGATCGACGCGCTCGGTCAGAAGCCGACCGTACTGACCGTGCCGGCCGCGCTGCTGATGGCCTATGGCGCGCTGCGGCTGGCCTCCTCGTTGTTGCAGGAACTGCGCACGATCGTGTTCGCCCGGGTGCTGGCGCGCAGCTCGCGCGAGGTCGGGCTGCGCGTGTTCGCGCACCTGCACGCGCTGAGCCTGCGCTTCCACCTGGACCGCCGCACCGGCGCGGTCGGCCGCGACCTGGAGCGCGGCATGGCCTCGATCTCCGAACTGCTCGACACCGTGCTGTACATGGTGCTGCCGACCCTGCTCGAACTGGCGCTGATCGTCGCCATCCTGATCGCCGGCTACGACCTGTCCTTCGCTGCGATCACCCTGGCCACGCTGGCGGCGTACCTGGCCTTCACCTATCGCATGACCGAGTGGCGGCTGCGCTGGTACCGGCAAATGAACGAAGCCAACACCGAAGCCAACGCCGGCTCGGTGGATTCGCTGCTCAACTACGAAACGGTCAAGTACTTCAACAACGAGGCCTACGAGGCCCGCCGCTTCGACCGCCGCCTGCGCGAACTGGAAGACACCGCGGTCAAAAGCCTGAAGGCGGCGTCGCTGACCGGCATCGGCCAGGCCGCGATCATCGCCGTCGGCATCACCGCCCTGCTCTGGCGCGCCGCGGCCGGGGTGGCCGACGGCCGGATGAGCCTGGGCGACCTGGTCCTGGTCAACGCCTATCTGCTGCAGATGGCCGCGCCGCTGAGCTACCTGGGCGTGATCTACCGCGAAAGCAAGCAGATGCTGGCCAACCTGGAACGCATGTTCGCCCTGCTCGACGAACCGGTGGAGGTGCGCGACCGGCCCGACGCGCCGGCGCTGCGCGTGGCCGGCGGCGAGGTCCGGTTCGAGAACGCGAGTTTCCGCTATGGCGATCGCGAGATCCTGGCCGGCATCGACCTGACCATTCCCAGCGGCCGCACCCTGGCGATGGTGGGCAGCACCGGCGCCGGCAAGTCGACCCTGGCGCGGCTGCTGTACCGCCACTACGACCCCGACGGCGGGCGGGTGCTGATCGACGGCCAGGACCTGCGCGAGGTCGGCGTCGATTCGTTGCGCCGGCGCATCGGCGTGGTGCCGCAGGACACCGTGCTGTTCAACGAATCGCTGTACTACAACATCGCCTACGGCCGCCCGGACGCCAGCCGCGACGAGGTCCTGGAGGCCGCGCGCGCCGCGCGCATCCACGACTTCATCCAGGCTCTGCCGCAGGGCTACGACACCGGCGTGGGCGAACGCGGGCTGAAGCTCTCCGGCGGCGAAAAACAGCGCATCGCCATCGCCCGCACCCTGCTCAAGCGGCCGGCGATCCTGATCTTCGACGAAGCCACCTCGGCGCTGGACGCGCACACCGAAAGCGAGATCCTGCGCGAGTTGCGCCAGGCCGCGCAGGGCCGCACCGCGCTGGTGATCGCCCATCGCCTGTCCAGCGTGATCGACGCCGACCAGATCGTGGTGCTGGAGGCAGGCCGGATCGTCGAGCGCGGCGGCCACGCCGAGCTGCTCGCCGCCGGCGGCCGCTACGCCGAGCTGTGGGCGGTGCAGCAGCGCCGCGCCGACGCCGCGCCCGGACGCGGCGAATCCGCCCAGGCTGCGACCGACGGCATCGACGCCGACATGGCCGAGCCGAACCCGACTCCCGCCCTCATCGACTGA
- a CDS encoding MvdC/MvdD family ATP grasp protein — protein MTTLIVSDPWDIHARSTAWALESEGERVHVWYTHDYPQKHGVSLRTGGGTGSVSLHCLRHGRDFDTADVDTVWLRRWYQPEASAQLHPADVQFAQRESTEFVRATINLLDAQRERFWVNPVQAKALADRKAVQLHHAAAVGLDTPPTLISNDPEAIRAFYREHGGRAIYKPITAASWIGEDKVWGTFTTPLTDELLREDAALSNAPGIYQPLLDKAYELRVTVMGRTVIAARLQSQREGQYLTDWRANEFDERMGCERYVLPEAVETRCLQTMARLGLLFGCIDIVVTRDGRYVFLEVNEMGQFMWLEAINPGLQLLDCVVRFIQSRDPAFVYDWREPAYRYRDYWESRGERGEAEPDAQRHVPLPQTYQMRE, from the coding sequence ATGACGACATTGATTGTCTCCGACCCCTGGGACATCCACGCCCGCTCGACGGCCTGGGCGCTGGAGAGCGAAGGCGAACGCGTGCATGTCTGGTACACCCACGACTATCCGCAGAAGCACGGCGTCAGCCTGCGCACCGGCGGCGGCACCGGCTCGGTGTCCCTGCACTGTCTGCGCCACGGCCGCGACTTCGACACCGCCGACGTCGACACGGTCTGGCTGCGCCGCTGGTACCAGCCCGAGGCCTCGGCGCAGCTGCATCCGGCCGACGTCCAGTTCGCCCAGCGCGAATCCACCGAATTCGTCCGCGCGACGATCAACCTGCTCGATGCGCAGCGCGAACGCTTCTGGGTCAATCCGGTGCAGGCCAAGGCCCTGGCCGACCGCAAGGCGGTGCAACTGCACCACGCCGCTGCGGTCGGCCTGGACACGCCGCCGACCCTGATCTCCAACGATCCCGAGGCGATCCGCGCGTTCTACCGCGAGCACGGCGGCCGCGCGATCTACAAGCCGATCACCGCCGCCTCCTGGATCGGCGAAGACAAGGTCTGGGGCACGTTCACTACGCCGCTGACCGACGAGTTGCTGCGCGAAGACGCGGCGCTGTCGAACGCGCCCGGCATCTACCAGCCCTTGCTGGACAAGGCCTACGAACTGCGGGTGACGGTGATGGGCCGGACCGTGATCGCCGCGCGCCTGCAGTCCCAGCGCGAAGGCCAGTACCTCACCGACTGGCGCGCCAACGAATTCGACGAACGCATGGGCTGCGAGCGCTATGTCCTGCCCGAGGCGGTGGAAACGCGCTGTTTGCAGACGATGGCGCGGCTGGGCTTGCTGTTCGGCTGCATCGACATCGTGGTGACCCGGGACGGCCGCTACGTGTTTCTCGAAGTCAACGAGATGGGGCAGTTCATGTGGCTGGAAGCGATCAATCCCGGCCTGCAATTGCTGGACTGCGTGGTCCGCTTCATCCAAAGCCGCGATCCGGCCTTCGTCTACGACTGGCGCGAACCGGCCTACCGCTACCGCGACTACTGGGAGTCGCGCGGCGAGCGCGGCGAAGCCGAGCCGGACGCGCAGCGCCACGTGCCCTTGCCGCAGACCTACCAGATGCGCGAATGA